Within Salarias fasciatus chromosome 15, fSalaFa1.1, whole genome shotgun sequence, the genomic segment TCAGGATGAAAACAGATGAACTTTGGTCTGTATTCTGGAGCCAGTGATTCCTTTGCAGTTAAGCATGAATTAATCAATCGAACAAATATGAAGATAAGTGTTTTCTCCCCCTTGCTTTCATTTTCTGAGACCACCTGAACTCAGGTGAACCGGGGAGAGCTGGAATTATCTGGATCTGGCTCTGTATTTGAGCGTCATTGGCCTCTGATCTCTCAGCCTTGGAAATCAGAAGTCACGGTCCCAGCCGGAGAACTCTTCCTCCGCCTTCGTCTGGTCCTGAGGGAATCGGTCAAAGTTGACGTAGCTTGGACCCTAAAGATGGACACAGAAGCTGATTAATAAGATCATTTATCTTAGCTGGTGCTGTTTTGACTTTCCGATGACTGGAAATGTGAAGTCAGAGGTTGTTAATATCGAACACTTTCATCCTAAAATATCCATGTGAGGTTAGTTTGCCCATAAGTGTGATTGTGTATgaatttctgtctctctgtaatGGACTGGCAGCCTATCCAGTGTGTGTCCAACCTTCCttattgatggatggatggattcccTATCATTACTTCttgcatttcatgttttcttattCATGCTTCACATGCGTTGGCTCTATTCTCGACCTTGTTTCATGTGTGGCGTTGCTCCTCCCTTCATGTGTCTCACTTTGATTAGTCTCCTTGAGTGTTGTCACATTGTTTTGCACAGATCTCTGCGCTCTTTTTTCAATCTGTCTTCATGTCAAGGCCAGTTCGTCTCTTTCTCTTGGTCTATTTTAAGTGTCTCCTGCTTTTGCACTGGATTTTAGCCACCGGTTTGATTAGTTTCGGCTTTGCTGTTCATTTTTGTTTCGAAGGCCTCTAAAGACGGATTCAATCCTTGCCCACATTTTGCGTCCTCTCTTTAGCACAACAGCCTCGATCACTTGCCTTGCGTATGAGCCGCACCGTTGGAGCTTCAATCTGACACATTCGCAGCTTGTGCCAGTTCATACTGCTGAACCACCTGAAGGGAAAGCAGAGAAACTTCAGCTTAAACCCACTGAGAATGAGAAAGTTCAAAAAGGATTTTACAATCATCACGTGAAAGCTATTTGTGAATatgactgtctgtctgaatTAAATATTACTGCAAAAGCCTATGCAGACGAATTATTTGtcttcacacagaaaaacattgagGCATCACAAATTAAATCATTGTGCTGTGTCTTGATTGTGTGATTAACAATATTGTGCTGTCAAAACTGACACAGCCTCCAGGGTACAATCTCTGTTTATAGATACGTTCGCTGACACATGAGCTGACGCTGCTCCACTAAGCGCTTGTCATGACTGAGGGAAGCAAGATCACGGTTTATTGTTTGAAATTTCAGAGCACGGCTGAGGAGACCAGTGGCCGTACTGGAACTCATGGAGAAcatgttgccatggttacctgTGATGCCGGACATCTTTGATTCCGTTCTTGGTGTTTCCCAACCTTTGACCCGGCCGAGGtctgcaaaacagaaaaaacatccagacaggaaattcattcactcatttaatccttcatttatttgtttcatccAAAATGCgtgttttaaaataatgttCCATTTTTAAATACGATAACATCAGTGTTGGAGACAACGTCCATCAGGCAGTATCTGCACTGAGGAAAATATATGGAATGATTCAGTCCTCTTccagaaaacacattaaattgAATGTAAATTACTGCACTTCTACCATATAAAGCTTCATTCTCCTGTCCTCCGCTGTGTGTGTTGATCTTACCTGCACAGTTTACTGATAATGGACTTGGAAGCCTCACTCAAGTAGGGCGGATACTTGAGGACCCCATCCAGGATTTTGGAATAAATCTTTTGGGGCTCTGTGCTTGAGAAAGGAGGGCTGAcaacagaaagagaggagggggaaaaaaatcatggtAATACATTTCATGTGTAAGACCCCAAAATAGCTGCATAAGCTTGCAAATCAACCAGCCAGTGTTCAGCAGCACGAAGCTGTGAGTGTCAGGGAGTCAGTTCATATTTccctgctgccatctgctggtttATTACTGTAACTCCTCATGGGATGCTGATTAAACACCTCTATAAAAACAGATGTAGCTGTAATTGCTGGGTAGTCTGAGTTGTGTGTCAGTATTACCTTCCCACCAGTAATTCAAAGACCAGGATGCCGAGAGACCAGAAGTCAACTGCGAAGTCGTGTCCTTGGTTCTTGATGATCTCTGGAGCCATGTACTCAGGAGTCCCGACGAACGAGTAGGTCTTCTCACCACGCACCAGCTCTTTAGCAAAACCAAAGTCCACCTGCAGAAAGACACATTCGAATGGCGTGGGAATCCTGCCGACAACTGAAATAGACTGTTTCTGAATTTCTTTGGATGTGAAAGTAAGAAAGAAAACTATGAGCACAGATAAGGACTGACCAGTTTGACGTAGCCTTTCACATCCAGCATCAAGTTCTCGGGTTTCAGGTCTCTGTACATGATGTTCTTTTTATGCAGGTAGGCGTACGCCTCCACCACGCAGGCCGTGCAGAACACGGCGATGGGCTCATCGAAGCGTCCTCTGAGCCGTGAGAGGCAGAGGAAGTCAAGATGTGAGCTAATAACACTTCATCCGCCGGCTCTAATGTTCTCTCAGACTACTGTAACTCAGAGTCGTGATATTGCCGTTCCAATGAAGTTAAATAAAACCAGAGGGCCTGCTTACACTTCTTTGAGTTTGGTCCAGACCTCTCCACCGCCACAGAACTCCATGATCATGTAGATGTACCGTGTGTCTTTGAAAGCCGCGTAAAGTCTGAAGAAAAGCACAACAATAAAGAATGTTCAGGTTTTCGGTTGTGACAAACTGCTGTTAGACAGCTTGGAGTTTGTTTCGGGGTAGATACCTGACGATGAATTCACACTGGGTGGCTTTCAGGATCTTCTTCTCAAACAGCATgtgctcctcctgcctcttggCAACAATGTGCTTCTTGCTGACACGTTTCATGGCGTAATATTTGCCGTGATTCACCGTGGTCATCTTAGAAGAACAAAGTGTTCaagttaaaatatcaaaaaagaaGGAATTCTTCGTTTTAAATGCCAAGCTTAGCGTCTTTAAAGTGGCTTCAATTTTCTTCAGAAGTTCACAGCCTGCCTGGCAGGTTGCAGTTGGAAAGCTACCAATAATGGTTTCTTccagctttttcttctttcttttaagCTCGCCATTAAAAGTTGATAAGAGTGTCAGAACATGATTTTTTGCATTACGTGAAAACATTAACTATTTCCAGTGagatttttttgtctgtttttatttttattttgtctacacttttaaacttttttaaagtttaatggAGAAAAGACAGATGTGCTAACCTGCTGACTTGGGCCCCTTGACTCCACATGTGTTTTAAATCTGGGTTTTAAAACGGACAGTGTTTTTAAACTACATTCACAGATAAGCGCAGCGGTTAAGTCCAGCTTTTTCCACCTTAGGAAGTTCCCAAAGTGAAACCTGTTCTTGCACGTGAGTACTTTGAGACAGTAATCCATGCCTTTATTACATCTcggctggattactgtaatgtactttatgttggagtcagccagtcgCCCCTCGCACGTCTCCTgttggtccaaaatgctgcagtgtgGCTGCTAACTGGAGTACGTAAGAgggagcacatcactcccatcctggcctccctccactAGCTACCTGTGCATTTTagtgcctcagatcagctgatcagcggCTCCTGGAGGTGCCGAGGTCCAAGCGGAAGCTCAGAAGGGACGgagctttttctgttgtggcCGCTAAGCTATGGAATGAGCTGCCACtgtgtattttaattttaatctcCTTGGTGTCATCCAGTGTTACAGGACCCAAAAACTTTGACGACATTTGGACTTTCCTGGCTGAATTTAACCCATTTCTAGCTGTAGCCGCAGAAAGCTCCAAACCCAAGTGAATGGGGCAGCCGATTACAATTTTCATGTCGCCTCAGAATGTCATTGTATAAAGTTTAGAAAGACTCGGAACACAAGTGGGTTCCTTCTGAAAGATTAACACGTGCGTGACTTCAAACAGTTTACCTAACCTTCACCCTGTTCTACATCATCAGGCGTGTTCAAGCATCCAGTTACAATAGCACCGAGCTGCTTTGGTTCAAGTGTACAGTTGTGTCCATTACTTTTATCAAATTTGCTTTGAAATTTTTCCGATTGGCTCGTGGTTTGGGATGATTTTGACCCACAGAACttttgtttgacacccctgatgtagAAGGAAGCATCTTTTTCCAAGACAGTGGGTtagtaaaaaagaaagagagagaaagaacgtTGTTTTTCTATAATATTTACAAAGTTTGACGAAATGTCTCCCATCATTTTTCTCTAAAGGTTGAATGTCTGTCATAAACAGCCAATCAttcatttcaaaaagttctcCAACGCCTCTTCTGGCTGCAGGAAATGTTCCAATAACAGACACTAATGACTCACTAGCTCCACACGACCAAATCCGCCAACTCCAAGTGTGACCGGATCTCCCTGAAACCGGCCCTCCTGATACACCACAGGCACCAGATCCTGAAACCTCAGAGTGGAGCTGGTTCTGAGAACGACACGCAGCTTGTCAGTGACAGATGCTTTATATCAATCCACCTCATGTCATCGTGCAATATTAGCAGCCACTCACGTTGACTTCTGCGGCGTTTGTGCCTCCTGCATCACTTTTGAGCTGCAAgtgaataaacattaaaaagataTTAGTTGGTAATTCGATGAGTCATTATTCGGAGAATCGGCAGTCTTTTGCATAACGTACTCATCAAACAGCTCCAGGTGCTCCACAGGAATCGTCTCCTCAAACACCCTGAACAGAAGGAATCGTTAGACAAGTTGTGCAGAAATCTGTCAGCGAACATAAACCAACAGCGACAGAATAGAAACGCTCCGGAGTTTGCTCCTCCGGAAGAACAGCTGTCACTGCAGAGTCTCACTGAGCGTTATGATTATTGCTCCTGTTTGGCTGTCAGAGCTCAGCGTGGAGTCGTACTCACTCCTTGTCAATGGAGAAGCAAGTAACAGGCCCGTCGGCAGTGCAGGTGGCGGTCCGCAGCACCTCTCTGGGAAGAGGGGGACAGAGCAGCAGTTTATTATGTCCAACATGTCAGAACTGCGTCAATATCTGCTAGAGTGGAAGATCGGGACTttttaaaagctgctgctgggataactcaaattaaaatgatttgtttCTCTTGAAATTCAACAAGAAAACTGTGTGTAAGGTTTACATAAGGGTTACTAAAATGATATTTTCACAGTACAATCCCATAATGGAATTGttacaaaaaacaacacttttttttagaaAGGTTCAAGACCAGGTCACACTGGTAAAAGTGCTACTAAAAGTTTTATACACGCTACTGAAAAAAGGCCTGTTAATAATGTGCACATAGGTGTATCAAAGCAGGGTTACTGTGTGgtttggattttctgtttttagctTCCCTGTAAAATAACTTTATTCTGTAAAAGTACCATACAATAAATctatttatcattattattattattattattattattaattcattttgtaGAGCTCATTAAGCTGTGCTGAAGTTACATAAGCCAGTTAGAATAAGATTATGTATGATCCGGACATAAGCAGTTTTTGAAAGAAACTCAATGTAAATTAAATTACAGTGAAAACtaacagcagcaaacagaagTGAGACCTTGTTtatttgttgctgctgtttctgtaccTGCGCAGAGATCATCGATCATCTTTCATGTT encodes:
- the prkg3 gene encoding cGMP-dependent protein kinase 2, which encodes MEKQIADLKQQLEKQCLINKELQRQNEELEKRLQEKENLLQQLHSQYHDLEFPSQSGNEVEAEVRTSRAAVIASEPIPETLEIIGNKVKKTASETSLIVKAIQTNDFLSRLDDEQIAMMVDLLMACKYKPGEEVIKEGSEGDSMYIVAAGELLVTQAGRNLRTLNTGDVFGELAILYNCKRTATVKAKTAVHLWCMERQTYRTIITNKSKKKREQLMGFLKTSRTLKDLNDVQLSKIIDSMEEIKYQDKDVIVREGAEGNTFYIILKGEVLVTKNVNGHQKQIRRMGKGEHFGEQALIREVLRTATCTADGPVTCFSIDKEVFEETIPVEHLELFDDSKVMQEAQTPQKSTTSSTLRFQDLVPVVYQEGRFQGDPVTLGVGGFGRVELMTTVNHGKYYAMKRVSKKHIVAKRQEEHMLFEKKILKATQCEFIVRLYAAFKDTRYIYMIMEFCGGGEVWTKLKEVGRFDEPIAVFCTACVVEAYAYLHKKNIMYRDLKPENLMLDVKGYVKLVDFGFAKELVRGEKTYSFVGTPEYMAPEIIKNQGHDFAVDFWSLGILVFELLVGSPPFSSTEPQKIYSKILDGVLKYPPYLSEASKSIISKLCRPRPGQRLGNTKNGIKDVRHHRWFSSMNWHKLRMCQIEAPTVRLIRKGPSYVNFDRFPQDQTKAEEEFSGWDRDF